A region from the Equus asinus isolate D_3611 breed Donkey unplaced genomic scaffold, EquAss-T2T_v2 contig_3, whole genome shotgun sequence genome encodes:
- the LOC139043576 gene encoding ral guanine nucleotide dissociation stimulator-like 1 isoform X1, with protein sequence MDEIELLQEAANLYTVQPDEHFGAWFQAVEPLSKEESYSLSCQLEPRYHWVRKIRLFFKGKKNRSGQSECPDRQWLKPWAQETFRLSVGLGRQTAGPGFQLHC encoded by the exons atggacgagatcgagctgctccaggaggctgcaaatctgtacaccgtgcagcccgacgagcactttggggcctggttccaggccgtggagcccctgagcaaggaggagag ctacagcctgtcctgccagctggagccccgataccactgggtcagaaagattcgactcttcttcaaaggcaagaagaaccgctcaggccagagtgagtgtccagaccggcagtggctgaaaccatgggctcaggaaacattcaggctgagcgtgggcctggggaggcagacagctggccctgggttccagctccactgctga
- the LOC139043576 gene encoding ral guanine nucleotide dissociation stimulator-like isoform X2 — protein MDEIELLQEAANLYTVQPDEHFGAWFQAVEPLSKEESYSLSCQLEPRYHWVRKIRLFFKGKKNRSGQNTRPPTKGPVVVVDDPPETS, from the exons atggacgagatcgagctgctccaggaggctgcaaatctgtacaccgtgcagcccgacgagcactttggggcctggttccaggccgtggagcccctgagcaaggaggagag ctacagcctgtcctgccagctggagccccgataccactgggtcagaaagattcgactcttcttcaaaggcaagaagaaccgctcaggccaga acaccagacccccaaccaagggcccagtggtggtggtcgatgaccctcctgagaccagctga